The Halalkalicoccus sp. NIPERK01 region GAACGCGACCGTCCCGACGACCAACGCGACGACCCGCGGGCCGGCGCCGATCAGCTCCTCGATCGCGATCGATGCGCCCAGCAGCACGATCCCCGTCTCGAGGAAGAGCTTGTGGTTCTCGACGCCGCGGGCGGCCCACGACGGTACGCCGACGAGGTTGCCGATCAGGACGCCCGCGACGATCGCGAGAACGAGGTCGTTCACCCCCACGGCGGCCGCGGTGCTTCGGGTCCCGGCGCCGACGAGAACCAGCGTCGCTATTCCCGGAAGATGCTGCCGCAACCCCATCAGATCGTCTGGAGCAACCAGTGTAGTCCGACGACGGCGAGTCCGAGCGCCACTGCCTGCCATCCCCGATCGAGCCGCTCCCATCGAGCGATCACGTGCCCTCTCTGACCCGATTCGGGGCGTCGTTTCGGTTCCATTCTCGTCCGTACTCCTCCCGTCCGTGACTTCACCGTGTCGTTTCGGCCCGCGAGTGTTGCCGAGTTCTGATACACGTCTACCGGCCGTGTCGGAGTTCCTGTACCTCTTTGGTGCTGGAGGCGGGAGGGGGGGACATGGCACAGCCACAGATCCTGATCGTCGGCGCGCCCGGCGCGGGCAAGGGGACCCAGAGTTCGAACATCGCCGAGGAGTACGGGGTCGAACACGTCACGACGGGGGACGCGCTGCGGGCGAACAAGGACATGGAGACGGAGTACGGGACGCCGCGGGAGTACATGGAGGCGGGCGAACTCGTCCCCGACGAACTCGTCAACGCGATCGTCCGCGAGGCGCTCGACTCCGCCGACGGCTACGTGTTGGACGGCTACCCGCGAAACGAGTCGCAGGTCGAGTACCTCCAGGGGATCACCGACCTCGACGTGGTGCTATATCTCGACGTCCCGAAAGAGGAACTCGTCCACCGCCTGACGGGTCGGCGCGTCGACCCCGAGACGGGCGAGAACTACCACACGGAGTACGACATGCCCGACGACGAGGAGGTCCGCGAGCGCCTCGTTCAGCGCGACGACGACACTGAGGACACCGTCAAGGAGCGCCTGCGGGTCTTCGAGGAGAACACTGCGCCGGTCATCGAACACTACGAGGACCACGAGGGGTTCGTCCGGATCGACGGCGAGCAGAGCCCTGACGAGGTCTGGAACGACATCAGGGACGCGATCGACGAGCGCGTCGAGTAAACAGGTTGATTACGCACCGATTTAGAGAGAGATATCCGCTTCAGTGGGAACTGTCGCGTCGAGTAAACAGGTTGATTACGCACGATTTCCTACGGCGGGGTAATGGGACGAACCGCGGAGAAGGTACAGACCCTCGTCGACGAGAACCCCGACATGGAGGGCGCGCTCGCGGTCGTGTTGCGCGAATCCGACGGGGGCAGTGGGGAGGTCGAGTGGGCGGACGTCCGCGACGAGATCTCCAGTGGGCAGTGGGGACGGCTGATCGAGAAGGGGATCCTCGTCGACGGAGTCGACGGGTTCGAGGTCCGCGACCCCGAGGAGGTCCGTTCGGTCGTCGACAGCGACGTGACCCCGGCGGCGACGACGGCCACGAGCGACGACGGGGATGGTGAGGAGTCGAGCTGGTCGAAGTGGGACAAGATGGCCGCCGGCGGGGTCGCGCTGACCTTCCTGGGGTACGCGTGGGGCCCCGCACGGGACACCATCGGCGGGGCGATGGACGTGTTGCTGGGCCCGCTGAACGCCGTGCTCCCGTTTTACGCCGTGATCCTCGTTCTCGCCATGCTGACGGGGCTGTACTCCTCGCTGTTGCAGGCGAACCTGATGGACACCTCGAAGATGAGCGAGTACCAGGGCAAGATGAAGGCGATCCAGGAGAAGCGAGAGCGCGCGAAAGAGCGCGGCGACGACGAGGCCATGGAGCGCATCCAGGAGGAGCAGATGGAGGCGATGGGCGAGCAGATGGGGATGCTCAAAGAGCAGTTCCGGCCGATGGTCTGGATCATGCTGCTCACCATCCCTGTGTTCCTCTGGATGTACTGGATGGTCGGCGCCCGCGGCGCCGACGCGCACCTCCAGGAGGTCGGCGGGGTCGTGATGCCGCTGGTCGGACAGGTCGGGTGGACCAGCGGCGTCGTCGGCCCGATGCAGGCGTGGATCGTCTGGTACTTCGTCTGCTCGATGGCGTTCACCCAGATCATGCGCAAGTCGCTCAACATCAGCACGACGCCGACGGGCTGACCGGATAGAAACTTCTTTTAGCCTCTCCGGGCGAGAGTGGATATGTTACTCACCGTCTCCGGACCGCCGGGCAGCGGCAAGAGCACCGCCGCGTCCGGCCTCGCCACGGCGCTCGGCTACGAGCACGTAAGCGGTGGCGACGTCTTTCGCGAACTCGCGGCCGAACGCGGCCTCTCGCTCTCGGAGTTCAACGCCCTCGCCGAGGAGGACGACGCCATCGACCGCGACCTCGACCGGCGACTGCGCGAACTCGCCGCCGAGCGCGAGGACCTCGTCCTCGAGTCCCGACTCGCCGGCTGGATGGCCGGCGAGCACGCCGACCTCCGGGTCTGGCTCAACGCGCCGATCGACGTTCGAGCGGCGCGGATCGCCGACCGGGAGGACAAGCCCGTCGGGCAGGCACGCGAGGAGACGCTGACCCGGGCCGAGAGCGAGGCGCTTCGCTACGAGGGGTACTACGGGATCGACATCTCGGACCTCTCGATCTACGATCTGGCACTCAATACCGCCCGCTGGGGTCCCGAGGAGACCACCGACCTGCTCGTGGTCGCCGCCGAGCGCTACGACCCCGACACCGACGAGGGCGGTTTCCCGGTGACCGACGTCCGCTACGAGTTCTGATGCTCCGCGACCCGCCCGACGAGCGCTCGCTCGACTCCCTCGTCGAGTTCGGCGTGGTCAACCTCGACAAGCCGCCCGGCCCCTCGGCCCACCAGGTCTCGGGCTGGCTGCGCGACATGCTCGGCGTCGAGAAGGCCGCCCACGCCGGCACCCTCGATCCGAAGGTGACGGGCTGCCTCCCCGTCCTGACGGGCACCGCGACCCGCCTCGCGCCCGCCTTTCTGGAGGGCGAGAAGGAGTACGTCGCGGTGCTCGAACTCCACGGGCCGGCGCCGGCGGACGTCGAGTCGGTCGTCTCCGAGTTCGAGGGCGACCTCTACCAGAAACCGCCGCGGAAGAGCGCGGTCTCCCGGCGCCTCCGCGTCCGGACCGTCCACGAACTCGACCTGTTAGAGGTTCGAGAACGGAAAGCCCTCCTCCGAATCCGCTGTGAGAGCGGGACGTACATCAGAAAACTCTGTCACGACGTCGGCCTCGCGCTGGGGACGGGCGCGCACATGGGCCACCTCCGGCGGACCGCGACGACGCCGTTCGTCGACACCTCGCTGTGTTCGCTGTACGACCTGGCCGACGCGATCGCGTTCGCCGGAGAGGGCGACGAGGCCCCCCTCAGGGACCTCGTCGAACCCGGCGAGCGTGCGCTCGCGCACCTCCCACGGGTGACGATCGCGCCGAGCGCCGCCCGCGAGGTCGCCCACGGCGCGCAGGTCTACGCGCCGGGCGTCATCGACGCCGAGGGCGATCCCGACGAGGAGCCGCTCGTCGCCTGCTACACGCCCGACGGGCCGGCGATCTGTCTCGGCCGCTTAGTAGGGAATCCCGACGCCGATTCCGGCCGCGTGGTCGCGCTCGAACGCGTGCTGGTCTAGTCGAGAAAGTCGATCAGGCGCTCGGCGAACTCGTCGGGTCGCTCGCGTGGCACCCAGTGCCCGGCATCGGAGACGAGCCAGCACTCGGCGTCCATCCGTTCCGCGGCCCTGTAGGACCACCGGGGCGGGAACACCTCGTCCTCGCGCCCGTGGACGAACCACGTCGGGGCGTCGACCTCCCCGAGCCGGGTCCGGTAGTCCGTTCGAAACCCGCTCGAACCCACCTCGTGGCGTCGCCAACTCCGGTAGGCTCGCCCGGCGTTGGGCTGCTGGACGAGCCGGTAGACCTCGTCTACGACTTCCGAGGGGAGCGCGTTGGGGTCGCTCACGATCCCTCCGAGGCTCGCCTTCGTCAGCCGGCGGCTCCGCCGGAGGGCCGCGATCGAGAGTCGGTTCAGCGCCGGCAACCGCGAGAGGGCGTAGGTGAGCCGGCCGTTCGGCAACTCCCTGCCGAGGCCGTAGCTCGCGACGGCCACCAGCCGATCGACCCGCTCGGGCGAGCGAAGCGCGAGGCCGAGCGCGACGCCCCCGCCGACCGACAGCCCCACGAGGCTCGCCCGGTCGATCCCGACCGCGTCCATGAACGACTCGACGACGGCGACGTGGCGCTTGGTGCTGTAGGCGACGTCGGGGCTGTCGCTGTCGCCGTACCCCAGTAGGTCCGGCGCGAACACGCGACAGCGCTCGGCGAGCGGGTCGATCACGCCGCCCCACGAGAGATGGGCGGCGTCGATCAGCCCGCCGTGGAGCAGGAGGACGGGCGGGCCGCCGTCACCGGCTCGTAGGTAGCGCATCCGATAGCCGTCGACGTCGGCGTACCGCTCGGTGGCTTCCACGCCGCCCGGTTCGGCCGCGACCGTCGAGTGCCTTTCGATACCGAGGGGAACAATCGTTATGGTCTCGCGGGCGCAGGCTCCTGCATGATCGACATCGCCATGGACATGGAGCAGTACGACTGCCCGTTCATCGACACGACCGACGAGTACGAGGTGGCGTTCTCGGCGCTCCACTGGCACTTCGACACGGCGAGCGAGCGCCTCGAAACCCGGATGATCGTCGAGGCCGACTCCTACATCGAACTCGAACGGGCGCTGGCGGCGCTCCGCGAGCACGACCGCCTCCACGAGTGCGACTCGTTCATGACACACGGAGACACCGGTCTCGTCCGAACCGTCATCGGCGAGACCAACGCCATGCGGACGATCCGCGAGAACGGCGGCTACATCACCGGCCCGTTCCACATCGAGGACGGACGCGAGTGCTGGGAGGTGGGCTTCGACGACGAACGGCTCGCCGACGACACGCTGTCGGATCTCGAACGCGAGAACGAGTTCGCCGTGACCGAACGCGAGACGGTCTCGCCCGAGGAACTGTTCGACGTGCTTCGAAACGCCGGTCCTGCCTCGGAGTTGCTCGCCGCCTGCCGCTCGCTCTCCGTGACCGAACGCGAGACGCTCTCGGTCGCGGTCGACCGGGGCTACTTCGAGACGCCGAGGGGGGAGACGCTCTCCTCGCTCGGCGACCGGTTCGGGATCTCGGACACGGCGGTCTCGAACAACCTGCGCCGGGCGGAGCGAAAGCTCCTCTCACGCGTGGTCGCCGCGGCGGCCCGACTCGACGAGTCGGAAAACGACACCCTTAATTGATCGACGGGCGTTGTCCGAAACGCGGGACCGTGGGGTAGTGGTATCCTCTGCCGATGGGGTCGGTAGGACCTGAGTTCGACTCTCAGCGGTCCCATATTCTGCTGCGAGCAACTCCGCGAGCAGCAGAATTATGGATAGAGCGGAGTGTCGAGCCAGCAAGTCGCAGCCCACGGAGCGAGCGTATGCGAGCGAGTAGGACCGTCTTGCACTGTTCGACTCTCAGCGTCTTACGCGAACGAAGTGAGCGTAAGGCTCGTCACGAGCGGAGTAAGTGACGGCGGTCCCACTTTTTCGAAGAAAAATGGGAGCAGGGAACGAGCGGAGTAAGTGACGGCGGTCCCATTTCGACGCAGTCGAATGGGAGTACGCCGCGCTCCGTGCGGCGGTGGTCCCACTTTTCCGAGGGAAAACGGCGTGAACGATCGGTAGTGGTGGCGCTCCCACTACGTCTGTGCGACGCACGTTCGTTCGGGGGCGCGATTCTCCGTGACCTCACGAACGAGAAACACGAGGCATATACGTCGACGGCCGGCTAGGGACGCCACCGACATCGAATGGACCTGACAGCGATCGACACGCTCGTCGGCAACGACTCCCGGAACGCGGTAGCGGCGTGGATACTCACCGGATTCGTCGTCGCCGTCGCCGTCGGGAGCCTTCTCGTCGGCGATCTGCTCTGGGCCGGCTTCGCGGTGTGTGTCGGGGCGCTCGCGGTGCTCCCCGCGGTCGCGTTCCGGAACCGACGGGTGACCCTCCCCTGGGAGGTGCTCGCGCTCGCCTCCGTCCCCCTCCTCGTACGGACGTTCGGCTCCGGCGAGGTGAGCGAGTTCGCGACCTACCTCTCGGTGGCGGCGATCGCACTGATCGTCGCGGTCGAACTCCAGGCGTTCACGCCCGTCAGGATGACTTCGGGCTTCGCGGTCGTGTTCGTCGTCGTCGCGACGATGGCGACGGCGGGCGCGTGGGCCGTCGTCCGCTGGATCGCCGACCTCTCCCTCGCGACCGGGTTTCTCCGGAGCGAGGAGGCGCTCATGTGGGAGTTCGTCGCCTCGACGGCCGCCGGCATCGCCGCCGGGATCGTCTTCGAACTGTACTTCCGGCGGCGCTCGCGTGCGGCCGGGCGGCCGCCGGCCGGTGGAAGCCCGTGAACGTCCGCGACCGCCTCGGGATCTCGCCGGCGCGCCAGCGCCGCCTCGCGTGGCTCATGGAGGTCTCGCTCGTCGGGATGTTCTTCATCGGGCTGGATCGCGGCGAGACGGGGATCGTCGTCAACACGGGCGTGGCGCTCGCGGTGACGCAGCTCCCCCCGGTGCTCGAACGCGAGTACGGGATCGCGATGGACGCGGGGCTGACCCTCTGGATCACCGCGGCCGTCTTCCTCCACGCGTTCGGAACGGTGGGGTTGCCCGGAAGCCCGCTCAACCTCTACAGATCGATCTGGTGGTGGGACCACCTGACCCACGGGCTGTCGGCGTCGGTCGTCGCCGCCGCCGGCTACGCCGCCGCGCGCGCGGTCGAGATCCACAGCGACGGGATCCACCTCCCCTCGCGGTTCATGTTCGTCTTCATCCTCCTGTTCGTCCTCGCCTTTGGCGTCTTCTGGGAGGTCGTCGAGTTCGCCATCGCGGGGATCGGCCCGTGGTTCGGGCTCGGCTCCGTCCTGACGCAGTACGGCCTCGAGGACACGATGCTCGACCTCGTGTTCAACACCGTCGGGGCCGTCGCCGTCGCGCTCTGGGGCACCCCCCACCTGAACGATCTCGTCGGCTCGATCACGGCCCGCCTCGAGGACGGGTGAGCCGCGTGGTATTCCGAAACAGGGGCGCGAATCGCTTATGTTCATCAGGTGCGTTCGGAGCGTATGTTCGTCGGCCACGCGATGCTCGCGTTCGCCCTCGTCGCCGGGGGCGCGCGCCTGGCCGGGCGCTCGCGCGAGCGATCGCTCTCGCTGGGCGTCCTCGCCGGGGCGTTCGCGACCGTCCCGGACGTCGACATGCTGTATGCGCTGTCGGGACTGGTCGGCGAGACGGGCGGCGTCGAGGGGTTCTGGAGCGCGAGCACGCTCGTCCACCGCGCCGCCACCCACTCGCTTCTCGTCGGGGCGGCGAGCGCCGTCGGGTTCGCCCTCTACGCTCGCGGCGCCTCGGGTGAACGGGGGGACCGATTCGAGCCGTGGACGCCGTCGGGGCTCGCGGTTCTCCTCGCGCTCGTCGGGGTCGCAGGGATCACGAGCGGCCCGCTCGGACTCGCGGTGATGGCGGCGTTCGCCCTCGCCGGCCTCGCGGTCACGACGGCGGCGGTTCGGTGTGATCTCGGGCCCGCCGCGGTCGGGTCGGCGGCGCTCGTCGGGCTACTGAGCCACCCGTTCGGCGACCTCCTCACCGGCGAGCCGCCGCTGTTCCTCTACCCGCTCGACGTCCGACCCGTCGCCGAGCGCGTCCTCCTGAGCGCGGACCCGACGGTCCACCTCCTCGGGGCGTTCGGCCTCGAACTGGCGACGATCTGGCTGGCCGCGGCCGTCTACTGCCGGCTGACCGGCCGGTCGATCCTGGCGCACGTCCACTGGCGGGCAGCCCTCGGAACCGCCTACGCGGGTGCCGTACTGGCGCTGCCCGCACCGACCGTCGATTCGGCCTACCGGTTCGTCTTCAGCGTCCTCGCGGTCGGCGTCGTCGGCCCCGCACCGCTCGCCCGGCGGGTGTCCCGGCCGTTTCGGGCCGCCGATCGGGGTTGGCCCGTCCTCGACTGGTGGTCAGCGCGTCCCGAGGGGATGCTGACGCCGCTTCTCACCGGGTTGGCCGCGATCACGCTCGCGGGACTGTCCTTCGCGGTCGGCTACGCGGTGCTCTGATCGTGCTGGCGGTCCGGTACGGGCGATAGCCATCACGCGGCGTTTATTTTCCACCGGTACCCATTGCGCGGTAGATGACACCTCCCGTCCGCCCCTCGCGTCGCACCGTTCTCGAAACCGTCGGCGGCACCCTCGCGGCGACCCTCGCCGGCTGTCTCGGCGGCGACGGAGGCGATCGGGGGGAGGACGGCGACGACGAACCCGCCGAGACCGAACGCGAGACCCGCCCGTTGATGGCGGGGACCGCCTACGAGACTGCGGTTCACGTCCTGACGGCGGGCGACGGCCCGACGGGGATGGTCCTCGGGGGCGTCCACGGCAACGAGGTCGGCGGGGTCGAGGCCGCCCACGTCGCCACGGAGTACGACCTCGCGGCGGGACGGCTCGTCGTGATCCCCGAGGCCAACAAGCCGGCGGTCGACGAGGGAACGCGCAACGGCCCCGACGGCAACCTCAACCGCCAGTTCCCGGCCGGCGAGGAGCCCACCACGGAGATCGCCCGCGCGCTCTGGGCGGAGATCGAGGAGTACGACCCCGACTGCCTGATCGACATGCACACCTCGCGGGGGATCCTCAGGGTCGACGAGGGCGCGGTCGGCCAGACGGTGTTCTCCTCGCCCGCCGAGGGATCGAGCGAGGCCGCCGAGACGGCCGTCGAGTACGTAAATACGGAGGTCATGGCCGACTTCCTCGAGGAGCACCCCGAGTACGCCTTCCGGGCGGCGCGGGTCGAGGACGAGGACATCCAACAGAGCGACCAGGCCCACCTGATGGCCGCGATGAAGGCGGGAAGCGACCTCGGGACGAAGGGGTGGATCACCGAGGTCACCTACCGCGGGCTGGATGTCGACCAGCAGGCGTTCCTCCACGACCGCTTGGCGATCCGGCTGCTCGCCGAGAACGGCCTCGAGGTCGAGAGCCCGCTCGACGGCGAGTCCCTCCAGTCGCTATAGCTCGACGCGCTCGCCCGTCTCGTCGGCCTCGTAGACGGCCTCGATCGCCCGGATGTCGACGACACCGTGCTCGCCGTCCGGCGCGGGGTCGGTG contains the following coding sequences:
- a CDS encoding adenylate kinase; translated protein: MAQPQILIVGAPGAGKGTQSSNIAEEYGVEHVTTGDALRANKDMETEYGTPREYMEAGELVPDELVNAIVREALDSADGYVLDGYPRNESQVEYLQGITDLDVVLYLDVPKEELVHRLTGRRVDPETGENYHTEYDMPDDEEVRERLVQRDDDTEDTVKERLRVFEENTAPVIEHYEDHEGFVRIDGEQSPDEVWNDIRDAIDERVE
- a CDS encoding DUF106 domain-containing protein; translated protein: MGRTAEKVQTLVDENPDMEGALAVVLRESDGGSGEVEWADVRDEISSGQWGRLIEKGILVDGVDGFEVRDPEEVRSVVDSDVTPAATTATSDDGDGEESSWSKWDKMAAGGVALTFLGYAWGPARDTIGGAMDVLLGPLNAVLPFYAVILVLAMLTGLYSSLLQANLMDTSKMSEYQGKMKAIQEKRERAKERGDDEAMERIQEEQMEAMGEQMGMLKEQFRPMVWIMLLTIPVFLWMYWMVGARGADAHLQEVGGVVMPLVGQVGWTSGVVGPMQAWIVWYFVCSMAFTQIMRKSLNISTTPTG
- the cmk gene encoding (d)CMP kinase, which encodes MLLTVSGPPGSGKSTAASGLATALGYEHVSGGDVFRELAAERGLSLSEFNALAEEDDAIDRDLDRRLRELAAEREDLVLESRLAGWMAGEHADLRVWLNAPIDVRAARIADREDKPVGQAREETLTRAESEALRYEGYYGIDISDLSIYDLALNTARWGPEETTDLLVVAAERYDPDTDEGGFPVTDVRYEF
- a CDS encoding RNA-guided pseudouridylation complex pseudouridine synthase subunit Cbf5, with translation MLRDPPDERSLDSLVEFGVVNLDKPPGPSAHQVSGWLRDMLGVEKAAHAGTLDPKVTGCLPVLTGTATRLAPAFLEGEKEYVAVLELHGPAPADVESVVSEFEGDLYQKPPRKSAVSRRLRVRTVHELDLLEVRERKALLRIRCESGTYIRKLCHDVGLALGTGAHMGHLRRTATTPFVDTSLCSLYDLADAIAFAGEGDEAPLRDLVEPGERALAHLPRVTIAPSAAREVAHGAQVYAPGVIDAEGDPDEEPLVACYTPDGPAICLGRLVGNPDADSGRVVALERVLV
- a CDS encoding alpha/beta fold hydrolase: MEATERYADVDGYRMRYLRAGDGGPPVLLLHGGLIDAAHLSWGGVIDPLAERCRVFAPDLLGYGDSDSPDVAYSTKRHVAVVESFMDAVGIDRASLVGLSVGGGVALGLALRSPERVDRLVAVASYGLGRELPNGRLTYALSRLPALNRLSIAALRRSRRLTKASLGGIVSDPNALPSEVVDEVYRLVQQPNAGRAYRSWRRHEVGSSGFRTDYRTRLGEVDAPTWFVHGREDEVFPPRWSYRAAERMDAECWLVSDAGHWVPRERPDEFAERLIDFLD
- a CDS encoding helix-turn-helix domain-containing protein, with the protein product MIDIAMDMEQYDCPFIDTTDEYEVAFSALHWHFDTASERLETRMIVEADSYIELERALAALREHDRLHECDSFMTHGDTGLVRTVIGETNAMRTIRENGGYITGPFHIEDGRECWEVGFDDERLADDTLSDLERENEFAVTERETVSPEELFDVLRNAGPASELLAACRSLSVTERETLSVAVDRGYFETPRGETLSSLGDRFGISDTAVSNNLRRAERKLLSRVVAAAARLDESENDTLN
- a CDS encoding metal-dependent hydrolase, with translation MFVGHAMLAFALVAGGARLAGRSRERSLSLGVLAGAFATVPDVDMLYALSGLVGETGGVEGFWSASTLVHRAATHSLLVGAASAVGFALYARGASGERGDRFEPWTPSGLAVLLALVGVAGITSGPLGLAVMAAFALAGLAVTTAAVRCDLGPAAVGSAALVGLLSHPFGDLLTGEPPLFLYPLDVRPVAERVLLSADPTVHLLGAFGLELATIWLAAAVYCRLTGRSILAHVHWRAALGTAYAGAVLALPAPTVDSAYRFVFSVLAVGVVGPAPLARRVSRPFRAADRGWPVLDWWSARPEGMLTPLLTGLAAITLAGLSFAVGYAVL
- a CDS encoding succinylglutamate desuccinylase/aspartoacylase family protein, translated to MTPPVRPSRRTVLETVGGTLAATLAGCLGGDGGDRGEDGDDEPAETERETRPLMAGTAYETAVHVLTAGDGPTGMVLGGVHGNEVGGVEAAHVATEYDLAAGRLVVIPEANKPAVDEGTRNGPDGNLNRQFPAGEEPTTEIARALWAEIEEYDPDCLIDMHTSRGILRVDEGAVGQTVFSSPAEGSSEAAETAVEYVNTEVMADFLEEHPEYAFRAARVEDEDIQQSDQAHLMAAMKAGSDLGTKGWITEVTYRGLDVDQQAFLHDRLAIRLLAENGLEVESPLDGESLQSL